In the genome of Brachypodium distachyon strain Bd21 chromosome 3, Brachypodium_distachyon_v3.0, whole genome shotgun sequence, the window aaagtaaaaaaaaaagagtacctGCGGGAATGtttaaattcaaaataaaataatttgaaaTAATTAAAGTAAAGGGTATATTTTACCCTGAAACGGATATctttgtatcttttttttatttttttactcatatttatgatattttttcttattttatttagTAGCCTTATAGCAGTCTTAGATTTTGCATTTTGATGAGCCTCGTTTTGAGGAAAAACGGACTTTGTATCGACTAAAGTATATACTTCGACTTTCATGCGCTAGAACTTTAGCTCGTAAACATAAAAGCACGGTACGAACTTTTATGCAACGATTGGGCTCGGTATTTTTAGAAGAATTTTTTACGGAAGAAGACcaagttttttctttgatgTTCACCAAAACAACCCTTTTTTATTTCCGTGGATCGCATAGTGAGCGTATTTGGTATTTGGATATTATCCGTATCAACGGCCTATGGGAAGATTATAAGAAATCGTTCCAGATTTCACAGATTAGAAGGCGCTAGATGAAGAATTAACAAGAAATTGTTCAAGATTTCACAAATCAGAAGGGGATGGAGAACTTCACCTCGATGCTCCCGAGGACTTCGCCACCAGATGCAGTGTCGATCTGCTGAGATTGAGGTACCGTATATATATGGGAGGTTTAGGGATAGTTACGGATTACTCGTGCGGATGCTTATTTTCTACTTCGCGCGCGAGAACTGGATTTTTTGGCGCATTTTTCTCTGTCGTCGTGTGTAGCTTCCCGCGTTTTTTTAGAAGCAATTCCCTCGCCATATGACCAATTACCAAGGTCTCCCCTGGGACAAAATCTGGGGGAGTTGCATTCTGAACTCCCTTTCCACTTCCCACGGGAATTCCCATTCCCTCTAACTAAACAGCAGATTTCTAGCCCTCTATCCCCTTAACTCCCATTCCCTACCTTCAATTCCCCCCAACCAAACGCGCTGTGAGGGCATTCAATACCAATTCCGAATTCTGGGACCCAATTCCAACATCCAAACGCAGCGGGGCTCCTAAAAACAAAACCAGAGATTCTTGAAAAAACAACATTCTGAATGTCAGACATGTTCGAAACAATATAAACTTGTACATGTCCCTGACATTTATATGCCCGTAACTTTCATGAAAAACAAATAGATTGGTGTCCtgcgcaaaaaaataaaattaaaaaattgcTTTTTCAGAGCAATAAATCTGTCTGTTTTGGCTATcataattttttatattttaaacattttttacTGTTCATTTGTGCATGTGCTCGCTGGAGCCAAAAAACGATGCGTGGGAATCTTTCATGTTCCTCTGAAGGCAAGGAATTTAATTATCTTGCTTGAAACTTAAATTTATGTGAAAAAAGTATTTCAAAATTCTGTTTTAGAGCGTTCCATTGTGTTCTTTCTTCAGGCAAGGTATTTACGAAATATCAAATTCAAACCCATCTATTTCAAATATAAATAtgcattgtttttttagaacacaatacaaacgcagacgctcacaacacgcgcatacactcacccctatgaacgcacacagGGTACCTCCGAAAGACCGAGCCGGCAgttcttgagagattgacgaagtcaccgctGGCGCCTCACTGTACCATGTCAAGTTTAGAACTTGAACCTGgatgggctggttccaccacaaggaaccggACCACTTGAGTTAGGCTCAGTTCACAATAtgcattgtttttgtttgaccAGATGCCATACATAGAAGAAAGGAAGTGGATGGACCAAATTATGATTTGGTGAGGCAACCTCACAAATCATTCGGAGTTGGGATTTTTTGCTAGTTGTGTCTACATAGGTGTGACTCTGTGCAATTTACTCTTCGTTTTTCTCAGTTTCAACAACTATCGAGTTCAAATTCGTCGCACTGAAGTTCTAAGTTGAAATTCGTGCAACCAAAAGCTGCAAGTTGAAATTCGTCCAACTGACGGTTCCAAGTTCAAATTTGGATCCATCCATTCGCACattctatttatttatttttgaaagaaGGCGAAAAGAACATGGGTTGACTCAAAGTACGGTTTGGTGAGGTGTAACCTCACAAATCATAACAGTGCTCAACAGGTCCTTAACCTATAGTACAATAGACGCATTAAAATTGTATTGCATGGAGCACATGGCCTCCATCCTAATGTTATATACCAGCAGCCAAGGATTCAGTTAAACCTTCACGCGGAATCAGCGTCAATTTTCTTCCCCAAAACGGATTCCGAACCTTTGAAACCGATAACGAGAAGATCTCCGACTCAGCTAAATTAAAACTAGAGCCTGCAAGACCGGAAGTCCGGAACAGCTCCCCGGCGGAGATCAGATGACGATCATTCCACGATCGGTGTTGATCACACGGTAGGTGCAGGGCATGACCCAGATCCTGTCCGATCTGAGCCAACCAATGCACGTATACTTGTTTCTGCACTGATCTCCCAGCCCAACAGGCAACAGCTTATTATCCACACGACATGCCCACAACAGTCCTGCAAATTGATAATTATTATGAGATCCTGTCAAGAAAATAATGGTTATAAGATaagaggagagaaaaaaaaaagggcttAGCTGTGGCTTTGTGCTGGATCATTTCTCTGCTAATTAAAGAAACAGTTAATCTGTTTAGCTTGCATCAGTGAGATCCATGGAACATCTTTTAAGCATCATAATGGAGGTTTTATTTTATGTGTTGCAAAAAACTGTCAGAAAAATATGGTGGTTTTGGGACTGGCAGATCCACAATTACAGGTGGCGGTGTACACCTGGTGTTTCGGTGTGGATGAAATGGCTTCGGTGAAGTAGAAAAATGAAGGGGGTTCAGAAAATTGTAAATGGAGATCGGTACAAGGTTCTGGTTTGCAGAATAGTAGTGAGGCTTTTTTTAGGCTGGCTTGAAAATGATGGTACGTATTATCTGCTTCAGAACTGGCAAGACACAAGCAACCTCTAGCGATTGGCTTCTTATGATGCACTTGCTACTTGGTTAGAACTTAGAAAAATCTCATGGCAGAAGCACAGAAGCGAAGCAGATAATATTTTGAATGAAAATAAGCTATCAAGAATTTTGTTTTATGAAACTAATCTTGGAACAGATATTTTGCATTAACGGAATGGGACAGATCACCATTCTCCATGAAGTAGGTCAGATGTATGCTTTCCAAGATTTCATAGCTGAACTGCTGAAGGTCTACTATCTTCAGTTGcttctttgttctttctttgGTACCTCTATGCATGCACATCTAGTTTAGCAAGAGGAAGTTATCAAGTACACATGTAACTAAAGTTCCAAACTTCCAATTTCCATAGCTTATATTAGGTGACATTTAAGCCGGTCCTTAGCTTGCTGTCATGTACTTAATTGCATACCCAATGCTACCTAATATACCAGCAGAATTATGTGATGTTCTTCGAAAGGATCAGGACCGTGAGGCACATGCCTAGTTTTAATCTGACAGGTTTGAGAAAGGACCACTGTGCCTGAAGCTTTAACGAATTTTAACACTGGGCAGTTCAAGTTGTTACTGTGTAGCAAGCAGCCAGCGTGTCTCCAGAATAAACTGAGCAGAACATCAGCTCATTACCAAATGCAGGAAAAGTgatattgtaaaaaaaaaaagaattttgaAGTACAAAGTAATGATTGGCACAGGCACAAAATCTAAGTACAGCAAGAACAGCCACAAGTTGGTGTTTGTGCAGCAGGCTTTGAATTAGACCCTAGAGAATAGAAAAAGGGGAAAGAACAAGAAGACGAGGTGCAGCCAACTAACTTGTCACCATATTTAAGCTGTTGTCATGCTACCCTCTCAGAAGATTTAGCTCTCTCCTCTCGTCtcgtctcctctcctctcctccctgtAAACCAAACTGCttgttcatcatcatcaccacAAGGCTCTGGCTTTGGTTGCTTGATTCTTTTTCGGAGTTAAACTAGGCATAAGGTTCAGAAACAAAGTCTGTTCCTCGAAGTTTTGCAACTGAAGCACTAGTTCTGCAGGTAAGTTGCCCTTGTTGTCCTCTACCATGTGATTCTTGGCCTTTCGCAATCTTTTCTTCCGTATTGCGTTAGTGCTAAAAGTTGCTTCGTTCGAAAAGGCAAAAACGGATAATCTTATTGTACATTGCCATTCTTGCAGAGGAGCTCTTGTCTGGGTGGAGAGTTCCATCAATGGCGATAAAAATGAAGGGAATCTTCAAAGGGCTGAAGATATTCTCCCAAATGTTTGGTAATGAttccatctttctttttttttcttccaatttTACATGTTTACATGGCCTGTCTTGAGTTTTGATGAAATCACTTTCAATAACAAAATATACATCATCACACTTTTCTTGGACAAGTAATGAAGCAAATTAGAGAGTAAAATCAGGTACATTAACAGATGTAATGCCTAATTGCATATGAACTGTTGTTCTCTTGCAGCTCATAAGGAGCATGAGATGGAAATTGGGTTCCCTACAGATGTAAAGCATGTGGCTCACATAGGTTTGGGCACCAGTGACACATCTCCAAGCTGGGTAAACATACAAACTTGGAAGCCTTTTCAAATTATCTTGTAGATCAGACTAATTATGCTGTCATAATATGAGCTTGTAATGTTCTTCTAGTATTGTCACTGATCTTTtacgtgatttttttttcattttagaTGAATGATTTCAAGTCAACAGAAGATTTATCTGCAGGCTCTCTGAGTACAGCTGGGCAGTCAAGGCAGACGTCCTGGGCCTCTATAGGTAATTAGCATCCACCCATTTCTCTCTATTTACCCTTTACCCTTGATATATTCAGCAAGACAAAAGAATTGCTTTTCGCGAGTCCTACATGAAGAACTGCAACACAACTATATTTAGATTTGGAATGCACATTTACAATTGCATCAACGATTGGCTGCCTGTTCCCTTGTAGGAAAATACAAGaggaaaaataatatttttcttgGTCATGTGGATGTCTTTTGAGCCATGCCTTGTACAAAAACATATGTCTCCATACACCAAGTCTACTTGGTTCAAAATCTACATGGCTAATCATTATAATGTGCATAAGCGTGAGAATCTTCTTGGCCTATTTTCTAGCAATAATAATAGATTTAGTTAGTGGCACACCACTACACCATTTTCCCCTTGCAATGTTGCTTGCATGTTTACAAGGTGCTGACCAGtagtacatattttatttctgCAGACTTCGAGCCAGCAAGATCCATGCTGCCCATTGATATCTTCCCAGACAAGCCAGGGCAAGAGACCTCCTCCTGCCCCCCAAGAGGACCCAggaaggcgaggaggaagaagaccagAACATCGTCTCCTACCTCCTCAGCGAGATCGTCTTCCTCGAGGTCGAGGGCCTCGTTCGCGTCGGCTTACGACGATTTCAACGAGTCTCAAAGAGGATTCCGGGTTTGAAAAAAACCATGTGTGGCTCACAGAATGCATATACATGTTTCGGTTTAGGGAGGGAGATGATTTGTGAATTGCTGATTCTTTGTTTAAACTTTACAGTGGGTACATAGTTTGAAATGCAAAAGGAAATTGGAAGTAAATCAATGTTTTAAACACATATGTATATGCACTGATGTTTCTGAGTCATGGAGTCATGGTACCCATCCTAGATGGTCAAAATAGCCGAATTATATCCCTGAACAGAGGAAAAGTATCTTGATTCACTTTATCTTTCAAGACATATAACTGTAAAAGTGACTAATCAGCATCCATGCCAAAGCAAACACCATTGATGATCACATGTGTGGACTAATTAAGACCAGGACCTATAAACCCTTTTTTTCAAATGCCAGGATAGACGTGCTATTGACATGATGAGATGCAGAGATGGCTCATCATGCCTACAATTAGCACAGTGTTCAAGGTCTGTGTACTTTCTTCAGAGAACATCACTAGTAAATAGTAATACCATGGTCTCAATTAGCTAACCCGATCAGCATTCTGCAATAAGATCAGTAATTTGCTTCTTCTGTTTCCAAGAGCTGCAACTTTGCTTTCCTTGCACATggctgaaaataaaatagtacGGTACTACTGAAGAGATCAAAAGAGAACTTCTGGAAGAACGTGAAAAAAAAGTCCACATGAAACAGTGAATTTCCCACAGGATTTGAGAAGGGTTTAGCTGGCCAGATCCTTGCATTGACCAACTTAGGTTGCATTTAGCATTACGGTGGGTCATGATAATCCCGATTGGTCAACCAGTTTTGATCAATTTTAACTGTTTGGTTAACCAATTTTTCTCTATTTCCAGCAATTTTTCACTGAATATTATAGAAAAAGATTCGTGGCAAATATTTTACCGATGGCAAAATGGACCTTTACCTGGGGCCAATTGCTATGCTTCAATTCGCGTCGTCGACTTATCATGGCATGCCACGTGTCCAGACCATACCCCTTTGCATCAGGACGTTGGCCATGAACCAACCCAAAGATCGGTGCACAAGCTATGAATATTCCAGTGGCACTTGGGAAGGCTTCGTCAGCTCAGCTGCAGAGcacagcagagcagagcataGCAGAGGACGCCATTGCAGCCAGGGCAAGCACAAAGACAGCTGGAAAAACTCCTCGGAGAGATAGCTCAAGATGTCCATGGAAAGCAAAGCACCCCAGGCCCATGGCTAGCTCGCCGTCGATTGAGGCCTACAAATACCACGGGGCTTAGCTCTCTTCGACCTCATCCAAGCagtcgaagaagaagcctGGTTGCTTAGCTATCTAGCTAGGTAGTTTTTGATAATCTTTGCAGCCATGGCGAAAGCGGCAGCTGGTTTTGGTCTTGTGCTCGCGTGCTTTGCTCtggcggcgtccatggccggCGCGACGCAGTTCatggtcggcggcgccggtggctgGAGCgtgcccggcgccggcggcgagtcGTTCAACAGTTGGGCCATGAAGAACAGGTTCCAGGTCGGAGACACCCTAGGTAATGCCGAGCTCCAGACATCAGATGCTCTTCAAGAGTTCATTCTGTCGCCATGATCTGAATTGACGGTGTTTCTGGCTTTCTGCTGCAGTGTTCGTGTACCCGAAGGACACCGACTCGGTGCTGCAGGTGTCGGCGTCGAGCTACAACGCCTGCAACACGACGGCGTACGACAAGAAGTTCGCCGACGGCGACACGGCGTTCGCGCTGGACCGCGCGGGGGCATTCTTCTTCATCAGCGGCGTCGAGGCCAACTGCCGCGCCAACGAGAAGCTCATCGTCAtggtcctcgccgccggccgcaacggcaccggcaccggcggggggccgccgccttcgtcttcctcgtctgctccgcctcctgcgtccgccgcaccgccgccttcgccgtccgcttccgccccgccgccagcgacgccccccgccgcgcccgccccTAAGTCCCCCAGCCCCAAatcggctcctcctccggcccccGCTTCTTCCCCACctccgacgacggcgagctccCCCCCACCCGCCGCGTCTCCTCCTAGCTCACCCCCCTCCGCTCCGGCGTCACCCACGCCATCCGCTCCGGAATCTCCGCCATCTGCTCCGGCCGGCGCGTCGCCGCGTCCGGCGGGGCCCAGCGAccggaacgccgccgccggggtcACGGCGGGCCTCGCTGGTTCGGCCGCGGCCTGCGCCGTCGTCGGCTACGCCATGCTGTTTGCCCTCTGAAGATCTGGAGCGCGAGGGAGGAAGTGCGTGTGTGATTGATTTGGTGCCGTGATTTGTAAAAGACGTGAGATCTGTGTGGATGGAGCGATCGGTCTGTTTGTTGTACGAAAACTACGAATTCGTTTTCCACGGGATGAAATAATTAACAAGTCGAGAAGACGAtcttgaagaaaagaaataggGGGAAATGGTATTCGATCATGTGGCGGTTTCGAAATGGATCGATTGTATGCTCGCACGAATCTACTTCTGGCCGTTTGGGCTCATCATGCATGCCACTGgagcatgattttttttctttaacgACAAAATTGAAGACATGATTTATGAATCTATGATTCTGAAGAAAGGTTTATAGTacaattttattaaaaaaatataatgttTTCTTTTAGATTGCTAGATTGCATTTTCtttaaaattaatttttttgacaatgtttaccccttttttttttgtcacatTTTTTTCCCGAACTCGTTGCACTTTGTTAAGCTTTATcccatttaatatttttttccccGGTTCTAACTAGTTGGGCTTGGGCCAATCTGTCAGGCTAACGTGACCGGTGAGCAGGATTCAAACTCGGAAGGTAAAACCGCTAGCAGCTCCATTATTAATCGGGCCAATTGTTTGGCTAGCAAAGAATTAGGAAGAGGGATTCAATATGAAATTCGATCAAATCACACATATAATTAACCTCAGTTCCTCTTTAATGACATCATTCCTCTAGAATTGTCTTCCATGTGGCAAACAAACCTGATTTTTTAATCcataattcaaattcaacaaaataaaatcatatAAAAAATTGATAATTATTTCTACCAAAATGAACCATACAAAATGAGGGCTACCAAACGAGTTATAAATGTGTTTTTTCCCTGCCCGCTTTAGCCTTGACCCGACCTCGCAACCCGCCCTAGCTTACTTAGTTGCATCGCTCGCTACGCCATTTCCCGTGAGGCCAAGTAGCAAGCCAGAGGAAAAACAGAGGGCAACAAGGAATAGAATGCAGAGATGGCAAGCTTGCATGTTAGAGATTTCCGCTTTGCAGAAGGAATCAAAATCACCAGCCAAGACAACCTAACAAGCAGAACCAACCACTTGTTAGTAGAACCAAAGAAAAATTGTTAATAGTGTAAACCTTACACAATGTTACAAGTTAGAGATAGAATGTGTGACACGAAATTTTAAACATAACAAACATTGTCACAAATTTACACCCACGAGTAAAAAAGTGAAATTCGCTCCAAACTTTATGACCTGCCTTGAATTAATAAGTCGCGATCGAGGATgaaaaaaagataaacaaTAAAACATGCTTGGCCAGGGAAAATCCATTTCGATCTGACGGCCACACGCGCTGATGATCCACATTCGGAGTGTGCTGCAACGGGGCAGGCAAAGCATCGATTCTAAAAGGcaacacacacgcacgcacaagGCGCGCCCTGCGCCCGGCACGAGAAAAGGAGGCCACACTGGCATGCACGTGCAACGCCTGGCTCGCACACGCACGACCGATCGACGTTTAGCTTGCGCCGACCACCAAAAGCAAGGCATCCTCCCCGTGTACGTAGTACAGCTTGTAAAGCTAGGCCTGTACATGCAGATACGCGTGCCTAGCTACAAATACGTACCCCAGGCCCAGAGAACGTATAGTAGTACACATCCATTCGATCGATTTTTCACTTTGGAGTTCAGTTTCTAGAACTAGCCATGTCGAGCCGTAGATCTCGTGCTGCGGGCCTGGTTCTCGCCTGCGCGGCTCTCATGGCGGCGgtgtccggcgccggcgcggccaaGTACACCGTCGGCGGCGACAACGGCTGGGCCGTgccagccgccggcgccgagtcCTACAACACCTGGGCCGAGAAGACCGGCTTCCAGACCGGCGACCAGCTCCGTGAGCAAAATCTTCACTTCACACATTTCATTTTCACACAATTTCATTTCCGTTTGGATTGATTAATTCCATTGGTGATCTCTGATCATGTTTTTGGACTGtggattatatatatatatcagtgTTCGTGTACCCCAAGGACAAGGACTCGGTGCTGCTGGTGGAGCCGGCGGGGTACAACGCCTGCAACACCTCCGCCTACGACAAGGCCTTCAGCGACGGGAGCACCGTGTTCGACCTCGACCGCGCCggggccttcttcttcatcagcgGCGTCGACGCCAACTGCCGCGCCAACGAGAAGCTCATCGTCATGGTCTCCGCCGCCAAGGGAGCCCCGCCTCCGAGCCAGCAGGGGTCGTCGCCGTCTCCTCCCTCGGGTGACGctgacgccgacgccggcagCGCGATGCCTTCTTCGCCCAACACTCCAGCCACGCCGAATtctccgccggccgccgccaacaaCTCGACGGCCAATGGCGggcctcctgccgccgccaacgGTGCTGGCTTCGCGGTGGCTGGCTTTGCCGGCTTGTTCATGGCGTGGTTTGGATATGCCATGCTTGGTCTCTGAATCTGATACTACTTAATCTGCGAAGTGATTTTTCACTGGTCTTTTAAGGTCCAGATCAGAGAATGTTAATTTCTACTGTAAAAGGCATTGTGTCTTTGTGCCTGTACTCTTTTAGTCGTGAACCACATGTTGTAATGCAATGCCGCAAATCACCAACGCTAACATGTACGCAAACTGAAGAACCCAAATGAAGAACATTTCAGTgtccaaaaattcaaacacGTTATCAGAAAACCATGATGAGTAGTTCTTGCAATTTCTTAGCCTAAGGGTTGTCATTTACCAACATACTGAAGCATCAAACTATTCAATGCAAAACGTGAAGATTGCGATTTCTTAGCATCAAACTATTCAATGCAAAACTATTCAATCCAAATGAAAACCATGATGAGTAGTTCTTGCAATTTCTTAGCCTAAGGGTTGTCATTTACCAACATACTGAAGCACCAACATACTGATGATTGCGAAGCAATCTTTCAGCGTTGTCATTTACCAACATACTGAAGCATTATATACATTCACGAACTAGTAACACGTTTTAGCATATTCCGAATGAGCATGTTTTAGCATTCAAACTGAAATAATAGTGCATTTGCAACGATGTTGCAAGGACTGGAATCATCTGCGTGCTTGGATAGGATCTTTTTTCACATAAATACGACAGGCAATTCAGTACACAAATATAACTCTCAATAAACTAAAAGTTAACAGCTCTGAACTCAGAGTAAACTGAAAGTCATGAACAGACGACCCATCGAATCTACGAGGTTATCAAAATAGTAATTAAAAGTCTTGATGACGACATCGAAAGACGACGGAAAAAAGGCGTCTACagcctccttcctctcctgcCACCCTTACGGCGAGTGCTGTCAGTGGGAACAGGGGTCACGTCCTCTGCAAAAGAGTCGAGCATACAATTAGTGTATCCCTAAGAAGGATGACGCTACAATGAAACAATAATATTGCTAATGGTTGATACAGCATGCAAAGTAAATAACATGGAAAAAAGATGTGTATTCTTCAGCTGCATATACGTGTGGGCTCTCTGAATTTACCAATGCGTCCAATTTTCATGCCAGAACGGGCGAGAGCCCTGAGAGCAGATTGAGCACCAGGTCCAGGAGTCTTGGTCTTGTTGCCTCCAGTGGCACGGAGCTTAATGTGCAAAGCAGTGATACCAAGCTCCTGAAAATGCAAGCAGGAAATTTGTCAGAATACTGAAAATAGCCACCCAAACAGACACTAGGACGACGAAGCAATTATGTTCACATACAAACCTTGCAACGTGTAGCAACATCTTGAGAAGCAAGCATAGCTGCATATGGTGATGACTCATCACGATCAGCCTTGACCTTCATTCCACCTGCAAGCATTAGGGGAGAAATCAATTTAATTTCTTTTAAACAATCAAATGCAGTGAAAAAACTAACAGGAGAACATACCAGTAATGCGAACAAGGGTCTCCCGCCCAGACAAGTCAGTGACATGCTGCAAACAAAAGCTAACACTGGTAAGGAACTGAGCAGCTCGTAAGGGCACAGATCACAGAGCGACAGGCAAAAGAGCAGAACATACAATGAATGTGTCATTGAATGATGCAAAGATATGAGCAACTCCGAAGACATGCTCCCCTTCACGGACAGTGGGTCCAAGAGTAACATTCTCCTCCTTGGGCTCCCTGGTTTTCCGCTTCGACTGGCATGAAAAATCAGGGTTAGCGATTACAAAGTCACCATAATTGCACAACATTCAAGTTACATTTTATATCAACTAACTTCAACCATAAATTAATGCCCTGCCAATGCAAAATTCCAATCAAGTAGACATAAAGAGTGTTTTTTGTGTATCATCAAACTATTCAATGCAAACGTGCTTAGCACAAAAATCATAGATCTTCTAGATGCTAAATTGTGAATAGAAAGCCACACTTACAATATGTGACTTCACT includes:
- the LOC100839846 gene encoding 40S ribosomal protein S14, with the translated sequence MSKRKTREPKEENVTLGPTVREGEHVFGVAHIFASFNDTFIHVTDLSGRETLVRITGGMKVKADRDESSPYAAMLASQDVATRCKELGITALHIKLRATGGNKTKTPGPGAQSALRALARSGMKIGRIEDVTPVPTDSTRRKGGRRGRRL
- the LOC100841234 gene encoding CRIB domain-containing protein RIC10 codes for the protein MAIKMKGIFKGLKIFSQMFAHKEHEMEIGFPTDVKHVAHIGLGTSDTSPSWMNDFKSTEDLSAGSLSTAGQSRQTSWASIDFEPARSMLPIDIFPDKPGQETSSCPPRGPRKARRKKTRTSSPTSSARSSSSRSRASFASAYDDFNESQRGFRV
- the LOC100841540 gene encoding early nodulin-like protein 3 → MAKAAAGFGLVLACFALAASMAGATQFMVGGAGGWSVPGAGGESFNSWAMKNRFQVGDTLVFVYPKDTDSVLQVSASSYNACNTTAYDKKFADGDTAFALDRAGAFFFISGVEANCRANEKLIVMVLAAGRNGTGTGGGPPPSSSSSAPPPASAAPPPSPSASAPPPATPPAAPAPKSPSPKSAPPPAPASSPPPTTASSPPPAASPPSSPPSAPASPTPSAPESPPSAPAGASPRPAGPSDRNAAAGVTAGLAGSAAACAVVGYAMLFAL
- the LOC104583941 gene encoding early nodulin-like protein 1, with translation MSSRRSRAAGLVLACAALMAAVSGAGAAKYTVGGDNGWAVPAAGAESYNTWAEKTGFQTGDQLLFVYPKDKDSVLLVEPAGYNACNTSAYDKAFSDGSTVFDLDRAGAFFFISGVDANCRANEKLIVMVSAAKGAPPPSQQGSSPSPPSGDADADAGSAMPSSPNTPATPNSPPAAANNSTANGGPPAAANGAGFAVAGFAGLFMAWFGYAMLGL